A window of Cloacibacillus sp. genomic DNA:
GCGAAGACGGCGCTGCTTACTCTCTGGGAAAGCCTCTTTATGTCCGCCGTCGTCTTTGCCGGCGCGAGCCAATTTGCGGCGCTCAACCTGCTTGTCATTGGCGCGCCGCTTGTTGATATACTTCTCACTACCGCGCTGCTCAACGCCCGTCACATAATGATGGGCTCGTCGCTCTCACAGCGCATGAAGCCCGGAATGGAGCCGCTGAAGAAAACGCTTCTTTTCTTTATGCTGACGGACGAAAGTTTCAGCATAGCCTCCCTCCAAAAAGAGGAGGTCGTTGAACCAGCCTTCGTTTGGGGGGTCCAGATACCCATATATCTGACATGGACCACCGTAACCATGCTTGGCTATATCGGCACCTCGATACTTCCCCAGTCCGTTCAGCAAAGCATGGGCATAGCCATCTACGCGCTCTTTGCCGCCATCATCATTCCCTCCGCACGCAAAAGCCGCGCCGCGCTCACCGTCACTCTCTGCGCGATGGCGCTCTCCGCCTTTCTTAAATGGACGCCGGCATTTGCCGGCATGAACCGCGGCGTCGTCATAATGCTTTGCGCGGGCTGCGCCGCAGCTGTAGGCGCGTGGCTTTTCCCGAAATCAGAGGAGGCGCGCTGATGTCAAAAATCATTTGGCTTTCCATATTGATGATGCTTGTGACCGCTCCTTCGCGCATCCTGCCGCCGTTTTTCCTCTCCGGCCGCAAACTCCCGCCCTTTATCTCGTCCATGCTGGCCTACATGCCCTTTGCCGTCATAGGCTCGCTCATCTTCCCAGACATACTCGCCTCAGCAGGCTCCTTTGAAGCATCCGCGGCGGGCGCCGCCGCCGCCTTTCTCGCCGCGTGGTACAGCGGAAACATACTTGTCGTAATGACCGCCGCCATAAGCGCCGCCTTTATAATCGGCCAAATCTAAACTATGCGTGCATATGCCCATTGACAATCGTGCATATGCACACTATGATAGTTGCAAGCAGATAAGAAAGGGCGGATGAACATGACCTCAGTCAAATGCCGCGGCGTCTGTCGGCGCGTCTGCGCCCCGCCCGCAGCGCTCAGGTTTCTGCCAGAGACGGGAGCGGAACAGACGCTTGAACTCTCGTTTGAAGAGCTTGAAAGCCTCCGGCTTTGCGATATGGAAGGGCTTGACCAGGGCTGCGCCGCGGAGCGTATGCGCGTTTCGCGCGGCACGCTCCAGCGCATAATCTATTCGGCCCACAGCAAAGTCGCTGAAGCGCTTTGCTCCGGCAAAGGCATTTTTATCAACGGCGGCAATTACGAATTTGCCGAAAACTGGTGCGGGGGGCGCGCGACATGCGGCCGCTGCCCGTTCATGGAGGAAAGGATGCAGTCAATCATGGAAAAAGGTATCATAGCGGTAACAGAGGAAAACGGACTGGTATTTCAGCATTTTGGACACACGCGGTACTTCGCGCTCTATGAAATAGAGCGCGGCAAAGCCGTATCCAAAAAAATAATCGACGCGGAAGGCAGCGGTCACTCCGCGCTTGGCGGCTTCCTGCGTGAAAACGGCGTGAACCTTCTCATCTGCGGAGGCATAGGCGGAGGCGCAAAGAATGTCCTGGCCGCCGC
This region includes:
- a CDS encoding AzlC family ABC transporter permease encodes the protein MDPLAQSAGGARREFTRGAKLALPIVIGMIPSALAFGILAKTALLTLWESLFMSAVVFAGASQFAALNLLVIGAPLVDILLTTALLNARHIMMGSSLSQRMKPGMEPLKKTLLFFMLTDESFSIASLQKEEVVEPAFVWGVQIPIYLTWTTVTMLGYIGTSILPQSVQQSMGIAIYALFAAIIIPSARKSRAALTVTLCAMALSAFLKWTPAFAGMNRGVVIMLCAGCAAAVGAWLFPKSEEAR
- a CDS encoding AzlD domain-containing protein, translating into MSKIIWLSILMMLVTAPSRILPPFFLSGRKLPPFISSMLAYMPFAVIGSLIFPDILASAGSFEASAAGAAAAFLAAWYSGNILVVMTAAISAAFIIGQI
- a CDS encoding NifB/NifX family molybdenum-iron cluster-binding protein, whose translation is MTSVKCRGVCRRVCAPPAALRFLPETGAEQTLELSFEELESLRLCDMEGLDQGCAAERMRVSRGTLQRIIYSAHSKVAEALCSGKGIFINGGNYEFAENWCGGRATCGRCPFMEERMQSIMEKGIIAVTEENGLVFQHFGHTRYFALYEIERGKAVSKKIIDAEGSGHSALGGFLRENGVNLLICGGIGGGAKNVLAAAGIELISGADGATDAAVEAFLTGALTDDPAAECTHHHGEAHEGCAHHHEEPAGTCRGCGNGGAHGCH